One window of Chloroflexota bacterium genomic DNA carries:
- a CDS encoding response regulator transcription factor produces MGKIRVLVADDHPAFREGLVRVVAEQGDMEVIAQAGDGEEAVKLAGQLRPDIAVLDVAMPKLNGIEATQSIKTACPNTAVLIVSAYGYGPYVLGAVEAGASGYLLKDARLWELVSAIRSLHAGEKVLDPAVAHQVLDRLPYACGKSKETLPDLHQREMEVLKLTARGLSNKEIATALSISVRTVQAHLVNIFAKFGVKSRTEAVAHALREGWLVIDDLT; encoded by the coding sequence ATGGGGAAGATTAGAGTTTTGGTTGCTGATGACCATCCTGCCTTCAGGGAGGGCTTGGTTCGGGTTGTAGCCGAGCAAGGCGACATGGAGGTTATTGCCCAGGCGGGGGACGGAGAGGAGGCGGTCAAGCTAGCGGGGCAACTTCGTCCGGATATTGCCGTGCTTGATGTTGCTATGCCAAAGCTCAACGGCATCGAAGCAACCCAGTCGATCAAGACAGCCTGTCCCAATACGGCTGTTCTCATTGTCAGCGCCTACGGCTACGGGCCCTATGTGCTCGGTGCCGTCGAGGCCGGGGCGTCAGGCTACCTTCTAAAGGATGCGCGGCTCTGGGAGCTCGTCTCCGCCATCAGATCACTGCACGCCGGAGAAAAAGTGCTCGATCCCGCTGTAGCGCATCAGGTTCTTGATCGGCTGCCCTACGCTTGCGGGAAGTCGAAAGAAACACTCCCGGATTTGCATCAACGGGAGATGGAGGTTCTCAAGTTGACTGCTAGAGGCCTGAGCAACAAAGAAATCGCCACTGCACTATCCATTAGCGTGCGCACTGTTCAGGCCCATTTGGTGAACATCTTCGCTAAGTTTGGGGTCAAGTCACGCACCGAGGCCGTGGCCCATGCTCTGAGAGAGGGCTGGTTGGTCATTGACGATTTGACCTAG
- a CDS encoding PAS domain S-box protein, with amino-acid sequence MGMECAGCFGAISMTIVGLSHTGKETFNSRMPRAIKTSRDSRLRLKEKRDFVSALVDMAGTLAVVLDKEGQIVRFNQACQKLTGYSLDEVKGRHVWDLLLIPEEVESVKAIFRAVRDTGSPNRHESHWVSKDGSRRLIAWLNTSLPSQRGSVEFALSIGTDITDQRRAEENMRIYAELLTEAQEEERKRIARELHDETAQELSRLALDIDFLITTPKGLPEDMITHLVEFRRRIDSILQGVRRFSHNLRPSLLEDFGLLVALRWMTDNLTSRYMLSSSVEVVGTPRRLSPHTGLVLFRIAQEALNNVRKHSRAAKAQVRLKFSPESVTLSITDNGQGFAIPESLGDFVRLGRLGILGMQERARLVNGVFSVHSEIGQGTTVTVEVAE; translated from the coding sequence GTGGGGATGGAGTGTGCGGGGTGCTTCGGTGCCATCTCCATGACAATCGTGGGCTTGTCTCACACCGGAAAGGAAACATTTAACAGCAGGATGCCACGAGCAATCAAAACATCACGGGACAGCAGGCTTCGCCTGAAGGAGAAACGCGATTTCGTTTCGGCCTTGGTTGACATGGCTGGGACCCTGGCGGTAGTTCTCGATAAGGAGGGCCAAATTGTCCGCTTCAACCAGGCTTGCCAGAAGCTCACCGGCTACTCTCTTGATGAGGTCAAAGGCCGGCACGTCTGGGATTTGCTCCTGATTCCTGAAGAGGTGGAGTCAGTTAAGGCTATCTTCCGAGCCGTTCGAGATACTGGATCTCCGAACCGGCATGAAAGCCACTGGGTTAGCAAGGACGGAAGCCGTCGACTGATCGCATGGCTTAACACCTCGCTCCCTAGCCAACGGGGTTCGGTGGAATTTGCCCTTTCCATTGGCACTGATATCACCGACCAAAGACGTGCGGAGGAAAACATGCGGATATATGCTGAGCTTCTCACTGAGGCTCAGGAGGAAGAACGTAAGCGCATCGCGCGGGAGCTCCACGACGAAACGGCTCAAGAGCTATCCCGGCTGGCTCTTGATATCGACTTCTTGATCACTACGCCAAAGGGACTGCCTGAAGATATGATAACCCATCTAGTAGAATTTCGTAGGAGAATAGATAGCATTTTGCAAGGAGTGCGTCGCTTCAGTCACAACTTGCGCCCTTCCCTGTTGGAGGACTTCGGGCTGCTGGTTGCATTGCGATGGATGACGGATAATCTTACCAGTCGCTATATGCTGAGCAGTTCCGTTGAGGTGGTCGGCACTCCGCGCAGGCTATCACCCCATACAGGGCTGGTACTCTTCCGCATCGCTCAGGAAGCTTTGAACAACGTCAGGAAGCATTCCAGGGCAGCCAAGGCTCAAGTGCGGCTGAAATTCAGTCCAGAGAGCGTAACACTGAGCATAACTGACAATGGCCAGGGCTTTGCCATACCTGAGTCCCTCGGCGACTTCGTTCGACTGGGGAGGCTGGGTATACTTGGGATGCAGGAACGTGCCCGCCTTGTCAATGGCGTCTTCTCGGTACACTCAGAAATAGGCCAGGGCACGACGGTCACAGTAGAAGTGGCGGAGTAG